A region from the Desulfitobacterium dehalogenans ATCC 51507 genome encodes:
- a CDS encoding diacylglycerol/lipid kinase family protein, whose amino-acid sequence MNRKKLRLIYNPYAGRRRLIQEMDTAIRVFQEGGYEVTVHRTESPTDIEYTSSLSTDVECLVIAGGDGSIHQAVNGLMKIPSSQRPVLGILPVGTANDLAFGLRLPQKISEACKVIVQGSPFEMDLGEVNERYFVNVFSAGLLTDVSPKVDVHIKNRLGQLAYYLKGIETLPTYRPFKVEYELNGITINEEAMLILAVNGISVGGFRQLVPKASLIDGKLDFVIVRHSGWPDTMRMLLHLVGGGKMSSDQIVQFQTSELKVFTERPVFSDLDGEWGPDSPWEIKIGPKLTVLC is encoded by the coding sequence ATGAATAGGAAGAAGCTTCGCCTAATCTATAATCCCTATGCGGGTCGTCGTCGCTTAATCCAGGAGATGGATACGGCCATTCGCGTGTTTCAGGAAGGAGGATATGAAGTCACTGTTCATAGGACAGAATCTCCCACTGATATTGAGTACACTTCTTCCCTGAGCACGGATGTGGAATGCTTGGTTATTGCTGGAGGAGACGGCAGTATTCATCAGGCGGTCAATGGGTTGATGAAGATACCTTCCTCCCAGCGCCCGGTTTTGGGCATCCTGCCTGTAGGAACAGCCAATGATTTGGCTTTCGGACTTCGTCTGCCGCAGAAAATTTCTGAGGCCTGTAAGGTTATTGTTCAGGGCTCCCCTTTTGAGATGGATTTGGGAGAGGTTAATGAACGTTATTTTGTCAATGTGTTTAGTGCCGGTTTACTGACCGATGTCTCTCCAAAGGTGGATGTGCATATCAAAAACCGCTTAGGTCAGTTGGCCTACTATTTAAAGGGCATCGAGACCTTACCCACCTATCGCCCCTTCAAGGTTGAGTATGAGCTGAATGGAATCACTATCAACGAAGAAGCTATGCTCATTCTGGCGGTCAATGGGATTTCTGTAGGCGGGTTTAGACAATTGGTCCCCAAAGCTTCCCTAATCGATGGAAAACTGGATTTTGTCATCGTCCGTCATAGCGGCTGGCCTGATACCATGCGCATGCTTCTTCACTTAGTGGGCGGAGGTAAAATGAGCAGCGATCAAATCGTTCAATTCCAGACTTCAGAGCTTAAAGTGTTTACTGAGCGGCCTGTTTTCTCAGATTTAGATGGGGAGTGGGGACCGGACAGCCCTTGGGAGATTAAGATAGGTCCCAAGCTTACCGTGCTTTGTTAA
- a CDS encoding CCA tRNA nucleotidyltransferase, producing MDMDSFQEEIIEKISAIAPFYIVGGTVRDQLLNRSSKDVDGIIPMDLDEVEKYLLEWGYHPLKIGAKHQTLSVFRRGERIDINSFGGDLKVDALRRDFTINAIFQDARTGELIDPLQGRKDLENKLLRACGNPRERFIEDPVRILRLVRFSVQYGMEIEEETFRAAQSLLAGLRNVASERTSEELSRILTLDDPAAGIRLLDELGYLTLFLPELARLQGLAQNRYHTKDAWEHTLQVLANTPSQLILRLAGLFHDLGKWEVASRECYVWGKCCAEDHGYYIGEFQILGRQLHRYHGDYVEVHGTRLDHYPQIIQVKRIRRDPSCRRGFEWVRDGKRHFLGHEKESGRLARRILSRFRFSMVLGKEGEGGEKDLVWLVENHMSGTLNFLSELRGEGNTMLLNHKMRGFVWEKGWDGRSYRLERVCQFLELWRADFYGGKKREPREEKIFNELLGKLQDTSCAVQKRHQELVWDELEKFAQEHKIKGREWGDFKESLRRALVVSVDWIPLTMEFLEKEYKHFKGKEKRY from the coding sequence ATGGATATGGACTCATTTCAGGAAGAAATAATTGAAAAGATATCCGCTATAGCCCCCTTTTACATAGTAGGTGGAACCGTCCGGGATCAGTTGCTCAATCGCTCCAGCAAGGATGTGGATGGAATTATTCCCATGGACTTGGACGAAGTGGAAAAATACTTGCTGGAGTGGGGGTATCATCCCCTGAAAATAGGAGCAAAACATCAAACCCTTAGTGTGTTTCGGCGAGGAGAGCGTATTGATATTAACTCTTTTGGCGGCGACCTTAAGGTGGATGCTTTAAGAAGGGACTTTACCATCAATGCGATATTTCAAGACGCCCGAACCGGAGAATTGATTGATCCTCTCCAGGGAAGAAAGGATCTGGAAAATAAACTTCTGCGGGCTTGTGGCAATCCTCGGGAGCGATTTATAGAGGATCCTGTTCGGATTCTCCGCTTGGTGCGTTTCAGTGTTCAATATGGAATGGAAATCGAAGAGGAAACCTTTAGGGCGGCTCAGAGTCTTTTAGCTGGGTTAAGAAATGTGGCCAGTGAGCGAACTTCTGAAGAATTGAGCCGGATCTTAACCCTGGATGACCCGGCAGCGGGTATTCGTCTGCTGGACGAGCTGGGGTACCTGACACTATTTTTGCCGGAGCTGGCCAGGTTACAGGGTTTAGCCCAGAACCGTTATCATACAAAGGATGCCTGGGAGCACACCTTACAGGTGCTGGCCAATACTCCGTCACAGCTTATTCTGCGCTTGGCCGGACTTTTTCATGATCTGGGAAAATGGGAAGTGGCCAGCCGGGAATGTTATGTCTGGGGAAAATGCTGCGCAGAGGATCATGGATATTATATCGGAGAGTTTCAGATTCTCGGGCGTCAGCTGCATCGCTATCACGGAGACTATGTAGAGGTACATGGAACCCGCTTGGATCATTATCCTCAGATCATTCAAGTAAAGCGTATTCGCAGGGACCCTTCTTGCCGAAGGGGATTTGAATGGGTTCGGGACGGAAAACGCCATTTTCTTGGCCATGAGAAAGAAAGCGGACGCCTTGCCCGCCGGATTTTATCCCGTTTTCGCTTTTCTATGGTTTTAGGAAAAGAAGGTGAGGGCGGAGAAAAGGATCTGGTATGGCTGGTAGAAAACCATATGAGTGGGACTTTGAATTTTTTATCGGAACTTCGCGGCGAAGGTAATACCATGCTGTTGAACCATAAAATGAGAGGGTTCGTCTGGGAGAAAGGATGGGACGGCCGATCCTATCGCTTGGAAAGAGTTTGTCAGTTTTTGGAACTATGGCGGGCTGATTTTTATGGAGGGAAGAAACGGGAGCCCAGGGAGGAAAAAATCTTCAACGAACTCTTAGGAAAGCTTCAGGATACAAGCTGTGCAGTACAAAAACGTCACCAGGAACTGGTGTGGGATGAATTGGAGAAATTTGCCCAGGAGCACAAGATCAAGGGAAGGGAATGGGGAGACTTTAAAGAGAGCTTAAGAAGGGCGCTTGTTGTCAGCGTCGATTGGATTCCCCTTACCATGGAATTTCTGGAGAAGGAATACAAACATTTTAAAGGAAAAGAAAAAAGATATTGA